From the Gossypium hirsutum isolate 1008001.06 chromosome A02, Gossypium_hirsutum_v2.1, whole genome shotgun sequence genome, the window ATAAAATACATTTATAGTGAAAAAGGATTTAGAGAGCTCCATGATTGCCTTATTGATATAGTTTAATTTAGAATCAATTTAAGGTATGGTTCGGATGTGACTATCTTTAAGGTCAATAAGTTTGAGAAGTTGAAAACACTAAATGATTATCCTTAACATGATAATGCCCTTTTCGTGGTGGTGTGGAGTGTTCATGTACAGGTATAGGGGTATGGCACTAATATTATAACATCTTATGTATTTGCTAGTGATGCTACATTGGCTATGTTGGCAAGGTTGAGGTATTGGGTCATTGAGGACTCAAGTTTCGAGTTTTATCATGTGTAAATACTATAGAGAGATTCTCTCTTGAATCTACTTTGGGTTGGAATCTACCATAGTTGGCATTGTTCGAATATATTCTAGATTTCAATTCGATTGTGCTCTGTATTAATTTCATTCTAATTATAGTTACTTGGACATGTATTGTCTtcgtaatttttaaattatataattatagtCTTGATTTAAACAAAAGTTGTTAATTTATGTTGTTCCTAAAATGTTATataacaaacatattatcacatatataatgtcacatttgcttattattttcacttAGCACCTACGTTATTCTAATTAATAGAGTTGATAGTTATTTTTTGAGCTagagctaaaatttcaaatttcaaaaactacacagactaaaaataatcaaattagatAATTTGGACATAATTCACTACTTACACATAATATGAGATCATTAGCAAAATATGGCATAATAATTTAACTATTATCGTTTTTGGATCAGGACTCAATAATAATAGAGTTTGAGGTCTTATAAAGGTTTAAATAAGCCAAAGATCCCAGTACTTTTTTgagatttaaaatttagtccttatatttcaaatttgaaacattgaatccctattttttttttatttaaaatcttgATTACTCTGTCAATTTCGGTGTTAGAAGTGATGATCTGGttattataaaaaagttaaaataattattctacccttcaatatttatacataaacaaatacaaaaaaatattttaaaaattaaaagtctttttcatattttcaataaaaatataaaaaaattacaaaaatgtagaGTTGatagattttcaattttttttaacccAGCGAGCCGAATCACCAATTGATCTCTGTCTCTTTCTATTTTGGTTTTCTCAGGAAGGACCTCTGAAAAAATTCAAGACAAAGGAACAATTGTTAAAAGCTACTGCACTGTAAATTCTACCAAAACGCCAACGTTTAGTTCCATTCCTCggctttaatttttatataaatatgctGTGAAGTGTGAACCACGGTGGGTATTGGGTTGGTGAATGGTTGTGGGTGTTGCTGATTttcttaattgaaaattttgattattttaatttaaatcaattcatttttatttttatttttaaaaaattataataatatttatatacattataattaaatttgcataaaaatattttttatataaaattattttgatttaaaataaaacaatttatccaaatttgatttaatatggaTACCCAAAGTACCATGGGTAAATaacacattttttaaatttttggaaatttttatatttttcatatttttaaaattatttaaaataaaattttaaatttttttaattttaaacttttcacgatttttatatttttattaaaaatatgaaaaaaaacacttttaattttaaaacatttttaattgtttatgcACTTTTAAAGAGTAAGGATCAAattgtcaaaaaaattataaatgtttgagggctaaaaaattattttaccttttCTAGTGAAAAAATTGACAgaaggactaaaattttaaattaaaaaaaataaggattcaatatctcaaaattaaaagatgaggactaaattttaaatttaaccttttataaAGTAAAGGTAgtgttattaattaatatatccAATTTGGTGTGATGACTTTGAgggaaatgaatgaatgaaaaagagGGGCGCCGCAATGTGAGCGAATCATTTTCAGActgttaattttcctttttcaggCATTTTAACAAACATGTGCATGCGGTACACATCACATCATCTCAACCCTAAACTTTAAATGGAATAGTAAaaagttttaaagtattttttttatatttcgaaattaaattattctttttttattttttaatttttgaatttaaaaattcaagtttaattgttaaattgtaaaaattttatattgagattaattgatatgatattttggaataaaaattttcattttacagcTATGTTAATCAATTGTTATCAGTAGAGGAGGTCGTGAGTTCGAATATGTTGaaacacattatttttatatttaagggTTGAGGAGAGACTATaggtagttctaggcattataTAAATAAAAGCATATATCTACCTTAACCAGTGGTCGAGGGGTTGATCATCACCTTGTGTATAGAGTAACTTTAAAATTCGTAGTCAACATCTACTCTTTAATGAACTTAAAGAATGCAAGAATTAGTTATTGGAACCaaattttaaatctataaaaaatataaaaaaaattaacaaaaaaatttcatttataatccaattaaatttactttttttttaatttgattgataGTTACGATAATGACTGATTTGAACAATATTTTAGAATGTAGCTATTGTGAGCAtaattgttattatttgataCTTTGGGTTGTTGAAAAGAATATGTACGTTCAGAGAATTTGTCAAAATTTGATGGTTACTTAATATAGTTCACATCAcctaattttgtattatttgttCATCAGTACAAAATTAATTGTTTCTTTCTTGTACGGTTTAAGTATGATTTATCATACTCTAATTTAagtttctatttttaattttcttaagatGAAAGATGTGTggtttaataaattgaaaaattaatgtaTACGGTAAAATTGTTTAGTATATtagtaagatttttttttataagcgAAGATGTATggtttaattaattgaaaaatcaaatattaaatattaaattttataaatattgaatttatattataaaattattcaatATATCAGATTATGAGGAGGGATTCACTTATACCGGTTAAAACTTAagactttttatattattaatattttatgccCATTCACTTAGATAATGCAGGTCAAGTttagaataaattgaaaatttctaattattctgttggattgttaaaatattaattatataaaaaatttaaagaatgtaAAATCACTTAAGTTTTACACTGATGTATTTTTTAACACTTCATTCAAATAAACTTGTTAGAATAATTATCATCATCGGCCGAAAATTCGAATGAATTTGAGACCGGATCCTAATGAGCTCATGGGATGAGTTCGCTCTCCTACAAGGTTACACGTGCATAAGACCTTATAAACACGATCTGAGTTTAGAGTAAAATATGTATCTATATGCGTGAAACTATCTAATATGTCATTTTAATAAACAGTatccatataatataaatatgcaaaaattattacctaagaaaaataaagaaacactCAACAAAacttatatacttttatttaacccttagattttaatttatatgtgacttttcattcaaaataaaattttaattaataattttaaatatgttagcCTTTAACGTGTGTGTGTGTCTCTCTGTGTATATATGTAGTAATCAGATCTGAAGGTGTCGATGCAAAGAGTTCTTTTCTTGTACATAATTCCAaagaataaaaggaaaagaaaaagagaaattctAGAATTGTGTGCAGTGTTTCGTCAGTGGCAAGTGAATTGTATCTTTGAGAATTAAGATATACGCATAGATACGATCCACTTTGAATCCATTTTTGCGTGGGATCCAAAACATATCATTATAACCACAAAAATTCTTTAGTATTTGTTTTCATCTAAGTCCAGGGCGGGTTGGACCACCCACTGACACTTTTATTCTTTCACCATAAGCTGCTGCAAATTAAACTATCGATATGGGcaacaaatgattttttttcttgatttattcaGTAAGATGGATCCGTTAACCAACCATttaatagaaaaagaaatgaactgataaaaaaaaaccattaaaacCGGTTAAAAATCAATTAGAAAATCGTTAAAATCGAATTTAAACTAGTTTATATATCTTACTAGAATTTATAAAATGATTGTTTCTGTTTCAATTTACTTGtttgtatttattaattttttttatttttttattttgtcatgATTGAACTGAAAATCAGTAATTTAATCGCTTCAACCGCCTACACCAAGATTCAATTAGTTTCTCATGAATTATAAGATTCAACAAATGGGAGGATATTAGGAACTGGCCATTAGCCTAATATCCATAAATATAATAAGAAATGTACACATTTCGGAGGATATTTACATGAATTCATTCCTAACGAAAACCTACATTAGTAATGTTCTTTTTCAATGACATTTTACATTTGCTTCAATGGCAGAACGAAAACGTAGTTACCTGAAGCAGTCAGAAATCCATAAACCGTGGCAGGGTGAAACCATAAATTGATCAATTATGCACTAGCTTTAACTTCCCCTTCATTCGACCGAACACGCGTGGCTGGTGCTCtggacaaaatgaaatttccTTTGTGATCCGTTTTGCCATACTTCGCAACACGAGGATCCATCACGATTCTGCATGATCTCCATTCTTGGCACATTAAATCGACACCATAATAGTTCAAATGGTCCATGATGCTGTTACCTGTCACCGACCTGCAGTAGAAAGTGAAAATAGAAGAGTTCCTAACAGATTCCCACAGTAATAACACAACGTAAATCTATCCATGccattattttccttttcttatcGAGAAGGTGAGAGGAAACGATGAGTCTCTTAGAAATTAAGAAATGAAGGAGACAAAGTTGCTTAAGCTTATGCTACTTGAGTGTGATTATTGGAAACGGGTACATGTCTAACACGGGTatgttcaaatattttttaagttgttCATGCACTTGGAGGAACATATCCCGATACCCATGTTAGAAATGTGCTAAACACAGATGACTCAAGAAAATTGAAGGGTCAGAGCAATATAGGCTTAAGTAATAAATGAAGTTCATTGTACTGATAAATTTCCATCACAATCAAAATCAACATACCAAAATAGGCTTACCTACTACAGGTTGGATCTTCACCGGAACCATCACAGACCTTCTCAACTCTATAAACCAGACTTCCCAGTCCAAGGGAATACAGCCACACCTACAAATAGAATATAATTTAACAAACTTATCCATGATGTTCTAAGTTTAATCACGCTGCAGCCTTACATGCATCAAATATGAGTCCTCTATCCATCACATCTCCAATATAGAAACTTTAGGCTTAAAATGTCAAACAACAGGGCACAAGTGCATCCTTACATTTATGGATGTTAAATTGTATAgacactcaaaaagaaaataacttGATCATATTTATATGCATGGAACGCAATAACCATTAGTACCATGAGAAAGTCTCTTTCGAGAGTCATTAAAAACATGCGACACATCTTTATACTGACATTAACTGTCAGTGTTACTCAAGAATCAAGACAACAGATGGATATTAGTAACAATCCAGGCTTCCCTCATGGCAGCAAAAGTTTTTATACTGGAAGTtacataacattcaaattttcaataatcaaGTACCAATAATTGATATAATCCAATTAGTAAAACTCTCAGGCCtacatttacatttacatttacatTGCCAAGTAATACCAGAAATCATAGAGAATTAATTTCAACACTCACAGATACTTACCTCTCTAGGAAAGTGATGGTATGTCTTTTGAGGGAAATAATAATAGTATGGTGGCAGATGAGGGACGATATCATGGTCATTTGTCACTCTAATTGTATTTGGCACGAGTTTGGCGTAGAAAGAAGCAAACGCAGCATTCCCAATCCGAGGCTGTCCAAATGTTATAACTTGAACACTCTTAGCTTCATGATTAACCTGGAAATAAAGATTCATGTTCGCATTACAACTCTGACAAAGCAACCAGCAAAGCTCCCAAAATTTAAGAATGGAAAATTAACTGAAAAGATTTGGAAAAACCATGCTACATAATTCAAACTAGTGTTGCAATATAGAAGGTTTCACATTTATAGCACAATGAAAAAAGAATAACAACATATTTCCAACTTAAGCAAGAAAGATTCAAGATTACCACTAGATCAAGCGCACAAAAGGAAGCCATAGCCCCTCCCATTGAATGACCTGTCACCATGATATCAAGGTCCCCATAGAACTCTTTTGCTTCTTTAACTGCATGCAGAACTCCGTGGCGTATGGTTGTGTTGTGGTAAGCAGTATAAAATCCATGGTGCACCTGAAATAGCCAAAAAAGACAATAAGATTAATTACAATCACTCCAGCAAAAATACAAAATTTGGGAGGAGTTTGTTATGCATACCATAGCATCAGGCATGCCAGGGTAATTTAAATCAAGCTGTTTCCAGAATAAGTCTTCAACCCAATTCTGTATGCTGCAAACAGACAGACAAATCAATCAAACAGAAAACAGTAAAACATATTCATTTTTAGAAAGAACAAAGACTATCAGTTTCTCCATACTTCAAATCTTGTTTATCATTTATGTTTTGATGCCATGAATAACCTTCTTTTGAAAACATTAATTGAACAGAAACTAGAGAAGCAAATGACGTTAGAACCTGTGTTCCTGCGTTCCTCTAAAGGCAATAACAACGGCATTAAGATTCTTCGCCACTCCGACAAATGCCTATCAATTTATAGTCAATTTCATGTCAATTATAACCATTAATTTTAACACCTACATGGGTTGTGATTTCAATAAATATCGAAGCACACAAAGAGATGCACCTGTAAACAGTTCTCAATATCAACAACAAGCTCAATAACTTCAAATCCCTGTTTCAATAGAAGGGAGCATTAGTACAATACATTCGACTAGAAACCTAGTTAAACATTGAAGATCAAAGAAGAAACCACTAGAAAATCAAGTACCTTGGTCAAACCATTACATCTTTCACAAGTCCAAGTAAAAAGTTCCGTCAAATCCGAAATGTACACCTACAAGaacaaaattttcccaagctaTCATAACAACAATAATGAAATACAAAGCAATATAAAGAAGCAAACAGCAGCGGTTATAAAACATCTAGACAACAAAATTGAACCCATTGACTAATCTATTCTAAGAATCCTCATGTCACTTGCTTCAAATTTCATCCAACTATCGAATATGGATAcatataaatgaataaatcagCTCATTATTTAACCAACTGCAGCACAAAACTAGAATTCCTCGAAAGCTACTTAATCCGTAAAAGCTCAAATTCATAAGAACAAACTTTACCGCGGAAGCGTATTCTACTAAAATGGTGGCAAGAGTATGATTGTAGACGGGGAGTTTATGCTTGTGGTCGACCTTCAATT encodes:
- the LOC107949158 gene encoding lipase, whose amino-acid sequence is MEQKAWLILVIFTCLIASSCGRELKVDHKHKLPVYNHTLATILVEYASAVYISDLTELFTWTCERCNGLTKGFEVIELVVDIENCLQAFVGVAKNLNAVVIAFRGTQEHSIQNWVEDLFWKQLDLNYPGMPDAMVHHGFYTAYHNTTIRHGVLHAVKEAKEFYGDLDIMVTGHSMGGAMASFCALDLVVNHEAKSVQVITFGQPRIGNAAFASFYAKLVPNTIRVTNDHDIVPHLPPYYYYFPQKTYHHFPREVWLYSLGLGSLVYRVEKVCDGSGEDPTCSRSVTGNSIMDHLNYYGVDLMCQEWRSCRIVMDPRVAKYGKTDHKGNFILSRAPATRVRSNEGEVKASA